In one Poseidonibacter antarcticus genomic region, the following are encoded:
- a CDS encoding FeoA family protein, giving the protein MTLDRLNIGDSGIIKDIHCDRMLKNRFYSFGLIKGAKIFVEEVTLARSTMEVKINTTKIAVRLSEASKIELEDE; this is encoded by the coding sequence ATGACTCTAGACAGGTTAAATATCGGTGATTCAGGGATAATTAAAGATATTCATTGTGATAGAATGTTGAAGAATAGATTCTATTCTTTTGGTCTAATTAAAGGTGCTAAAATTTTTGTTGAAGAAGTTACTTTAGCAAGAAGTACTATGGAAGTTAAGATAAATACTACAAAAATTGCCGTAAGACTATCAGAAGCTTCAAAAATTGAGTTAGAAGATGAATAA
- a CDS encoding Fur family transcriptional regulator — protein sequence MMNNEEVIEELKKIVKQKGLKYTEQREIVLNILIHAKDHLTAEEVYNEIKSKYCDSNIGIATVYRALSFLEEVDLITSINFGTDGKKYESNAKSHHDHLICTKCGKIIEFLDDEIEKRQERIAKKNKFKITSHSMQLYGLCENCQ from the coding sequence ATGATGAATAATGAAGAAGTAATAGAAGAATTAAAAAAGATTGTAAAACAAAAAGGTCTTAAATATACAGAACAACGTGAAATAGTTTTAAACATTTTAATTCATGCAAAAGATCACTTAACAGCAGAAGAAGTTTATAACGAAATAAAATCAAAATATTGTGATTCTAATATTGGAATTGCTACAGTTTACAGAGCACTTAGTTTTCTAGAAGAAGTTGATTTAATCACTTCAATAAACTTTGGAACAGACGGCAAAAAATATGAGAGCAATGCAAAATCTCATCATGATCATTTAATATGTACAAAATGTGGGAAAATAATTGAGTTTTTAGATGATGAAATTGAAAAAAGACAAGAAAGAATAGCTAAAAAGAATAAATTTAAAATTACAAGTCACTCTATGCAATTATATGGATTATGTGAGAATTGTCAGTAA
- a CDS encoding flavodoxin: MATALFYASSTGNSEEIAEKIANELGGIEVFDLSDTDINKINEYDKVILGGSTWGEGELNDDWDEVWDAFNAINLDDKTVALFGLGDQDGYPDDFCNALGLIYEHVSTTGATIVGSTSIDGYEYDDSKAEVDGKFVGLVIDEDNQDDLTDDRIKAWAEDIKSDIL, encoded by the coding sequence ATGGCAACAGCCTTATTTTATGCAAGTAGCACAGGAAATTCAGAAGAGATTGCAGAGAAAATTGCAAATGAACTTGGAGGAATTGAAGTTTTTGATTTAAGTGATACAGATATTAATAAAATTAATGAATATGATAAAGTAATTCTAGGTGGTTCAACTTGGGGTGAAGGTGAGTTAAATGATGACTGGGATGAAGTTTGGGATGCATTTAACGCAATTAATCTAGATGATAAAACTGTAGCACTTTTTGGATTAGGAGATCAAGATGGTTATCCTGATGATTTTTGTAATGCCTTAGGTCTTATTTATGAACACGTAAGTACAACTGGTGCTACAATAGTTGGTTCTACATCAATTGATGGTTATGAATATGATGATTCAAAAGCTGAAGTAGATGGTAAATTTGTTGGATTAGTTATTGATGAAGATAATCAAGATGATTTAACCGATGATAGAATAAAAGCTTGGGCTGAAGATATAAAATCTGATATTCTATAA